The Lentisphaerota bacterium region CCTCGGCGGGTTGCGGTCTGGTTGCGTTCGGCCGTTCCCGCATTCGCGCTGACAGCCGCGCAGGCTGATCGATTGCGGCGGGTGCTACCGGGCGCGACGGTGACGGTGTATGACGCCGAGGATGCGTTCGCGCGTGGGCTGGCCGACGCCGAGATGGGGATAGCCTGGCGTTTCCGTCAGGCGTGGATCGACGCCGCGCCCCGCCTTCAGTGGCTGGCCACGCCAGCGGCAGGGCATGATTATTTCCAGTTGACACTCCGACCGGGGATCCGGGTGACCTACGGAACGTTCCATGGAACCCTCATCGCCGAGACCGTGGTGGCCATGGTGCTGGGTGAAAGCCGCGGACTGATGGAGGGTATCAGGCGGCAGACGTTGGGTGAAATCTGGCCGCGCGAGGCCCTCGCACCCCGCCTGAGGAGCGTACGCGGGACGCATGCCGTGATCATTGGCTTCGGTCGGATTGGCGAATGGGTGGGACGACTCCTGAAACCGTTTGGTATTCGCGTGACAGGCATTCGGCGCACCCCAGAGGCCGACCCCAGGCCATTCTGGATGGGACCGGAGGATCGCATTCTCCCCGTCTCACACCTGAATGCGGAGCTGGCGGATGCCGATCATGTGATCCTCGTGTTGCCGCGTAGCTTTGAGACTGACCGTCTGATGGACGCTGAAAGACTGGCGCTGATGCCTCCGCAGGCGGTTCTCTACAACGTTGGGCGCGGCAATGCGGTCGATGAGGACGCCTTGTCGCGGGCGCTGCGCGAGGGACGGATGCGCGCCGCCTGCCTCGATGTCTTCAGCCGCGAGCCAGTGCCCGCCGATTCGCCGCTGCTACAGACACCCAACCTGTACCGAATGCCCCACCTGGCCGCCGTCGCTCCGGAATACCTCGATCACTATATCGATGAGCTTGCCGGGTTATGGCGGGTCCGATGCGGGCCGTGACGGGAGAGGGGCCATCCATGCAAATCGATTGGAGCCGGGTGACGCCTTTTCAGAGGCGTGTGTATGAGGCGCTATTGGAGGTGCCACCAGGACGGGTCACCACGTACGGACGGCTCGCGCACCGAATTGGATGCCGCTCGTCTCGGGCGGTCGGGCAGGCGCTCGGCGCCAACCCGTTCGCTCCTGATGTGCCGTGTCATCGCGTGATCACGGGCACGCTGTCTGC contains the following coding sequences:
- a CDS encoding hydroxyacid dehydrogenase, whose amino-acid sequence is MNSDAVAQTRPRRVAVWLRSAVPAFALTAAQADRLRRVLPGATVTVYDAEDAFARGLADAEMGIAWRFRQAWIDAAPRLQWLATPAAGHDYFQLTLRPGIRVTYGTFHGTLIAETVVAMVLGESRGLMEGIRRQTLGEIWPREALAPRLRSVRGTHAVIIGFGRIGEWVGRLLKPFGIRVTGIRRTPEADPRPFWMGPEDRILPVSHLNAELADADHVILVLPRSFETDRLMDAERLALMPPQAVLYNVGRGNAVDEDALSRALREGRMRAACLDVFSREPVPADSPLLQTPNLYRMPHLAAVAPEYLDHYIDELAGLWRVRCGP
- a CDS encoding MGMT family protein, giving the protein MAGPMRAVTGEGPSMQIDWSRVTPFQRRVYEALLEVPPGRVTTYGRLAHRIGCRSSRAVGQALGANPFAPDVPCHRVITGTLSAGGFNHAVTGAAAGHKRRLLLDEGVAFDRSGRLADVSRIWPWDNIGKTAM